DNA sequence from the Leptospiraceae bacterium genome:
GACTCCAGCTGATGGGGTAATAGACGGGTTCTGGAATTGGAAAGAGAGGAAAGCTTGTCGAATACATGGGTTAGCTTTAGATCCATAGCGAGGAGGCTCACGAACATTTCATAGGGGCGGCTTTCAAACTCATGCAAAGCAGAAAGAGTAGAATTCAGGTATCGCAGGTTTTCGTCTTCTTCCGGGAGTTCAAGGGTTTTATGAACTGCCGAAAAATAAACTTCCAGGATTCCCTTGCTTTTCTTTTGTATTTTCCCGAGTCCGTACGAAGGTTTATTACAGAGATATACAGGTGTGTCTATCGTTTGACGACTCGAGTTCTGCTGAAAGTCTAAAAATAGTTGTTGTGCTACAGAAGACAATTAAACCCCTCTTTTATTTCCCCATAGTATTTTATGTATTTGTAATGAAAGCCTTGTGCCGGGTATCGCAGATTCCTTCAGCCATTCGGAAAGCTCCTGCGGACTGCATTCTCTCGCTACAGGAGAAAATAGAAGGTTTCTCGATAGAGAAAACTCCTCTATCACCTCACAGGCCCTGTCAAAATCAGCCCTGTCCCGAACCACAAATTTTACTTCATCAAGGATTTCATTTCTTTCCCGGATAATATGGAAGTTTTCCGGGTTCATGTGTTTTTCCATGCCGGAACCCGGGAGTTTATAGTCGATGCTGAAGACCATATTATCCAGTCCCGCGATGCTCTCTTTTCCATTGGTTTCAACGCGGGGTTTTTCATAGTAAAAATTATGTCTCTTTTTATAAATCATTTTTGCAATTTCTGTACAAAAAAATTTATGTTTTCCTTCCAGAGGCTCTCCTCCCGTAAAAAGCACCTGAACCGGCCTTCGAGAAAGACTTTCTATGCGCTCAAAAGCCTCTTCTACGGACATTTCTTCGCCGGCAAAGGGAGAGAGGGCATAAGGTGTATCACACCAGAGCTTTTTATCAAGCATTTTTCCGCAACGAAGAGAACAGCCGGCAAATCGCAGCAAAATAGTCGGTATGCCTACCGAAATCCCTTCACCGGAAATAGAGTAATAGATTTCGTGTATAGTCGCTTTCATAGGGGTTTTGGGGAGTTTAAAATTATATTCTCCCATTTCTCTTTACTTATCGAAGATACTCGAAAACGAAAATAGGAGAAAAAAAGGTCAGGTTTTTTAATTTTTTTTGCGGAAGAATAGTCCAAACTGCATTTTTCAAACCCTTTATAGTAGAGGGTCACATGAACAAACGAAAACTCCAAAAAACCTTTGATGAAGTATTTAAGAAAAGAGCCATAGCTTTTTTCTCAAAGTTCGCAAAGGTAGAAACGGAATTTGAATTGCACAGGCTTCCGAGAAAACTCGATATCCTTGTGATTGAGAGTGATAAACCTATAGGAAAAAACCTCGACTTAATGAACTATTTTAAAGAATTCAATATCATTGAGTTCAAGTCAGAAAGTCAGGGTGTAAAATTACAGGATATATATAAAACTTTGTATTATATCTCGGCTTTTGTCTTACGGAAAAAAGAGAAGGGAGATATAAGCTTCACTCTTATAACAACGAAAAAGCCGGAACGATTTTTAGAGATATATCATTTCTTAGAGACGAGAAAGGGACTTTATGTCATGGAAATTCCGGGGATTATAAAGATACACTGTATCGTTATTTCAGAACTGGACAAAAAGACGGATCGAGAACTGGAGTTTTTGCAAATATTCACAGCGAAGAAGCAGAGAGAAGAGATAATCCGGGAAGCCATAGAAAAGGGCTTCGGAGAGAACTTGAAAGATAGTTTTTTGCTTTACAGAGAAGAAGTAGAGTCTATACTAAAGGAGATGGGAAAGGATATGACTGCCATAGAAGAAAGAGTCTGGGAACTCGCAGAAGAATTCGGAATCCGGGAGAAAAGTATTCAGGAGGGATTTCAAAAAGGTATAGAACAGGAACGCCTTATAGCCCAGGAAGAGATAGAGAAATCACAGCGCCTTGTAAGTATTCGTGAAAAACGAGCAGAGCATAAAGGTAAACTCAGGACCGCTATCAATTTACAGAAGGAAGGTGCTGAGCTAAAATTCATTTCCCGTATTGTAGAACTCCCGGAAACCTATTTGGAAAAATTTTTTAAAAAAGCTATTTGGGATTAGAGCTTAGGAATTAGTGATTATTGTTATTCATTTTAATGTATAAACGATGACACCTGACCTGAGTCCTATCATCCAATTTAGGAAAGAAAACTTTGCTGAAAATCTCCTCACTATGCTGCAATGCATACGATTCAGGCTAAATTATCCATGATGGATAAAGGCTTTTCCAGTAAATTTGATGTTAATTAATAAAATATTCTCTCTTATTATACTTTGCATGATAAATCTACATTGTAGTAATTCAAGCTATACTAAATATAGACAGGAAAAATTAATAACTGGCCTTTTTGTTCATAATACGCTTCCACCTCTTATTACGCCTCCGGATGATACTTTTTTTGACAATGGTGATGGAACAATTTCTGTTTATAATTATACATCCTACAAATTAGTAATTATCAAAAAATGTTTACAGGGTCAAGCCTTCCGAACAGAGCAAAATGATTGTCAAGGTAATGGGGATAGTTCAAATAACTATGGCGCCAGTCTTTTAAGCTTTTGCAATACTGATGATAATTCTTGTAATGATACGGAAATATTCAACCTTACTTCTACGAGTAATAGCGAAATATATCTTAGTTGTAATAATGATACATTCAATAAAAAGAGCTGGAAAGTAATCTCTTCAACTTATATTTTGGATATAATTAATGAATCTGAATTTCTAAGCTTTTATACAGAATTTCCAAAAAATGGACATTACTGGACAAGTAACGCATACAGTTTTGATTCAAGCAAAGCTTATTATGTATCCTATATATTTGGTTTGGAAAAGGGGAAAAAGACTAAAGAAAAATATTTGCTTTGTATGGAGAATGAATGAAACAAATACTCTTATTAATTATTTTTTTATTCTCACATAATTGTTCAAGTCCTAATTACGATCCTGATATAGGTGCATTGTTTATTATACTTTGCTATGGATCTTCGGATCTTCGTAGTCAGACGAAAACAGAATACGAAAGGGAATTTACAGATTTAAAAAATGGTATGATTCTCTATACTTCAAGAAAAATCATTTATTCAAAAAATGCATGTGAAGAAAATTATCATTCGGGAGTGCTAAATTCAGAAAGTCAAACATATTATAAAAAATGTGTTCAAGGTCAAGTTTATCGTTCTGAACAAAACGATTGCAAAGGAACAGGAGATTCTTCTAATTTTTACGGAGCAAGACAATTTGCTTTTTGCAATACAAACGATAATTCGTGCGAATCAAATTCCGGTAATGCAGATCCTTTTTCAAGTCCCGCTGCCCTATCTTGTTATAATGAAACACTATATGGTAGAAGCTGGAAAATAAAAGATGTCTATCAATATTCTTCTTATGAATCTAAATTTATAAATTATCTCCCAGAGGAAAAATTCAAAGAATACTTCTCTGAATTGCCTAAAGGAGATACTGTTTATTTTTGGGATTTAGACAGCAGTAGTTCAGAATACGCTTACAAATACAGTATTGATGGTAATGGAAAAATAAACTCTGATAAGGATTATAAAACATCATCTCATTATGTGATTTGTGAAAATTCAGAAAATGAAAATTAAAAAGGAGAAACATTCTGTTAGAAAGAGGTTTAATTTATTTATTTATTATAACAATAGTCTCCTGTGGTTTTGCTAATTCTTTTTGGGAAGCAAGGGATTCTTATTATTCGAGCAAAGTAAGTAGAAAAGAGGCGATACAAGTTATAAAAGATGCAATCCTGGTTAAAAATGTTCTTTGCAAAGGAAGATTTTATTTCTATCCATTTTCCTCAGACGATGAATGTGATATTAATGATACAGGTATACCAAGAACTTGTAAATCTCGTTTTCGGTATATCGATAAAAGTAATCTTGAAGGCTGCATCAATAGTATTTACATTACGCCATGTAAAGACTACAATCCAAAATCATATTCTTCTGTTTGGGAGAATATGTTACCAATGTTTGGTTGTACAAGTGTTTTTGGTGGGACATTGCCTTTCTAAACAAAATCCTTCCCTGAAGAGTCATTAACCTGCATGATATTGTACGGGGTGGAGAAATTTTTTAAAAAGCTATTTGGATTAAAATTTGAAAAATAAAAATTCTAAATCATCTTCTCCCATTTCTCTTTACTTATCGAAGATACTCGAAAACGAAAATAGGAGAAAAAAAGATCTTCTATACGTTTCTTATCTTTCTTACGATTTCCTAAGATAAACAGGTTATCCTTTGCCCGGCTGAGTCCTACATAAAGAATCCTCCTTTCTTCTTCGAGGGTCTCTTTTTCACAATCCGGTTTCAGGTTCCAGCCGGAAAGAAGATCCAGATAGACCGTTGTAAACTCAAGACCCTTGGAGCCGTGTATGGTCATTAACTTATCTTCTGCAATCCCTGCTTTTTGGTACTCACGGATTCGGTAATTAGAACGGCAGAGGATTTTATAATCTTCTTTTGAGTTTTGTAAAGAAGAAACCAATCCTAAAAAATCTTCTTTGTCTAATTTTAATTTATAAACAAAGGACTTACCTTTTCTTTTTGGTATGGCTTCCTTAGGAATATTCCCTTTATTCTTGTGTATGGGAATCGCAGAGGTTTTCACGACTTCGGGCAAAGAGCGATAGTTGGTTCTTAAAAAGTTTACCTCACAGGGTTGAAAGAGATTCGGAAATTCTAAAAAAGGAATAGTACTTGCTCCCCGAAATCCATAGATTGCCTGCCAGTCATCTCCTACAACGGTAAGCTTTTCGGGTTGTAGAAGTTTTAACCATTCGAGTTGTACAAGATCTGTATCCTGAAACTCATCTACAATAACCCGCTTAACTTCCTTTTTCGCCTGTAGAGCCCAATCCATATTTTCTTTCAGGGCATTCAAATATACCTGAATCAAATCATCAAAATCCAGCTTTTTTTCTGCCTCTTTATACGAGGAATAAAGGGTTTCAATTTGCATGGCTAAGTCAGGAAAATGTGTTTGTGTAAAACTCGTACCGGAAAGGAAGAATTCATAAGGAATACCTCCGATTTTGAATCTTTCTTTTTTTAAAAAAGCTCGAATCAGCTCTTCTTTTTCGGATTCCTCAATAATACTCAGACCTTTTTTATAAACCGGGTGATAGCGTTTTAAAACAGAAAGACAGTAAGCGTGAAAGGTTTTTATATTCACTGCATTTTTGCCGACCTTTTTTTCCAACCTTTCGGTAATTTCCTGGACAGCTTTTCTTGAAAAAGTAATGACCAGGATTTCTTCCTGTTTCTCTTCTCCTTTCTGGAGAATATATTCGAGAAGGCTAATCATTGTATGGGTTTTACCGGAACCCGCCCCGGCTATCACCTGTTGAAAATTACCCTCGTATTTTACGACTACCTGTTGTTCTTCACTGAGACCTGTATTCATTCTATCTATAAAGGTAAAATACAGTTCCTTTCAAATGGCTTTTTAGGATAATTTTATGAATATTTTACCGGTACTGCTGGAATTGTATTTCACATCGAATTAAAAAAATGATGGGGAATTCTTGTAGATATGCCCGATCGGAAAATAAAAAAAAATTGTATCTTTATTCGAAAAATAAATCCTTGTTTATAATACAAATATAAGGGGGTTCTATGGGACCGTTGGCTATTATGGCTATTGTTCTTATTCCGGCTTTGATAATTGCGTCAGCTGTTGTCTTCACAATTAAGAGATATAAAAGATGTCCTTCTAACCGAATTCTGGTAATCTATGGTAAGGTTGGTAAAGATAAAAGTTCAATTTGCATCCACGGAGGAGGAAAATTTGTTTATCCTCTGATTCAGGATTATCATTATCTGAGTCTTGAGCCGATAACGATTGATATTAATCTAACCGGTGCACTTTCTAAGCAAAATATTCGAATTAATACACCCAGTACATTCACTATTGGAATATCCACCGATCCGGACCTCATGAATAATGCGGCAGAAAGGCTTCTGGGTTTGAACGAAACCCAAATCCGTACTCAAGCGGAAGATATTATTCTCGGACAATTAAGGCTTGTAATAGCAACTCTTGATATAGAAGAGATTAATCAGGACAGAGAAACTTTTCTTTCCCAGATCAACAAAAACGTTGCTTCGGAATTAGATAAACTCGGCCTTACTCTTATTAACGTAAACATTAAAGATATTACCGATGAATCGGGTTATATCGAAGCCATAGGAAAGAAAGCTGCTGCGGAAGCAGTAAATAAAGCCAAGATAGAAGTGGCTATGCAGGAAAAAATTGGAGAAACCGGACAGGCAAAAGCGAGGCGCGAACTCGATGTGGAAGTAGCCAGGGAAACATCCGAATCTCTTAAGGGTCAAAAAGATGCAGAAATCGATCAGATTGTAAAAATTGCTGAATTAGAATCATTAGGAGTTTCTAAAAAGGCAGAAGCCCTGAAAAATCAGGAAATTAATGTGGCGAAACAACAGGCAGAAGCTGAAAAGGGAAAAAAAGAAGCAGAGGCTATGAAGCGGGTTTCTATTTCCGAGCTTGAATACCAGGCAATAGAAGGTGAAAAAGCTGCAGAACAGAAGAAGAGGGTGTCTATAGCCGAAAAAGATGCGGCGGCAGTTGAAGGAGAAAACATCTCTAAAGCGAGGATTGCTGATTCCAATGCCGAGCTTGCTGAAAAATCCGCTGAGGCCAGGAAGAGGGGAGATGTAGCAAGGGCTAATGCTGATAAAGATATTCTTATGGCAGAAAAGCAGGCAGAAATAGCCAGACTCGAAAAAGAACAACTTGCCCTGCAAGAAGTTGATAAGAAAAGACTGGAAATCGAAGCAGAAGCACAGGCCGAAAAAGCCAGACGGATTGCAAAAGGGGATGCGGATGCAACCCTGGCTCGTTTTCAGGCAGAAGCGGAAGGCTTAAAGTCTCTCTTACGTTCTAAAGCAGAAGGTTATAAAGAAATTATTCAGGCAGTAGGTGGTGAAAGCCAAATTGCTACAAGTCTTCTGATGATAGAAAAAATGGAATTTATGGTAGAAAAACAGGTAGAAGCCATTTCAAAACTAAAAATCGATAAAATAACCGTATGGGATTCCGGTGGTACCGAAGGAAGCAGCACAGCAAATTTCGTGAAAAGCATAGTTACAGCTTTACCCCCTTTGCAGGAACTTGCCAGACAGGCCGGAATTGAACTTCCCGAATACCTCGGAAAAATAGGTGGAGAAAAATTAGCCTCTTTAGGGCAGACTTCAGTAAAACAGGAAACAAGAAGTGGGAAAGCTTAATACCCTCTTTTTTTTCTTTCTTTTTATTTTAAGTAATATAAGTTTGTATGCGCAATCGACGCATACAAACTTAAGTTCAGAAGAAGATAAAAAAACGTTTTATGAAGTTACAGAAAAAATTCGTTGTATTTGTCTTCCTTCCTTACCTATAAAAAGCTGTTCTTTCAGTAATTGCCGTTCTTCTGCTATCTTAAAAGATTTTATAGAAGATAGAATCCGAAAAAGAGATAGTGCGAAGCTTATAGTTGATAAAATTATCAACGGATACGGAGAAGGCATCTTACAGGATCCTTATGTAAAAAGTATGATTCAGGAAGGTAATGGCTATCTGGTTGCGGAAATTGTTAAGGGTTTTGGGCCGAAGATGCTGGCTGAACCCGATCCTACCTGGATAAATTTGAGCCTTGTTGCCGGGATGTTAGTTGGTCTTGGAGTTATATTTAGATATATGAAAAAGCGTAAAAACAATTCACTGACCATAAATTCTGAAAAAACTCAGTCTACTAAAGAAGATATACAAAAATACCTGGATGAAATATAATATGGATATTTTATTTTTCTTTTATTCTTTTTGCCTGCTCGGCATTCTTATCGTTCCTTTTTGGTTCTTTTACAAGAACCATATTCTTTCCAATGCTTCAGTTCTTAAAGCACTTGAACTTTCCAGGTTCCGTGTTTTAGACGAAAAACGTTTTCTCTTGTTGGAAAATTTGGGGGATTTAAAAATTGAAAGAGATACTTCTAAGCTAAGTGAGGAAGAGTTTTTAGAGCTCTCAAAAGATATTATTGTAGAACTTAAACAAATTGATTCCGAGTTGAAGGAAAATGGTATTGTAAAAAAACAAAAAACACATTGCCCTTCCTGTAATTACTCAGTCCTTCCTGATAAAGCTCGTTTTTGTCCAATGTGCGGAATTACTTTAACATAAAATTTGTCCAGGGTATTTCCGCTTTTTCTTGTATTTGTAAGTATTTTACTTCTAAGTAAACTCAGTTTTCATTATCTTTTATCCTATGCTGAACTGAGTTCTTTTCTCTGGTCAATACTGAATAAAAGAGAAATAAAACAGAATAAATATGATGTTTTAATATTAGGAGATAGCCAGATATTATCCGGACTCCATCCCCTCTTATTAGAAAAAAAAACACAAAAAAAAATTCTCTATTTTCCCAGACCTTCCGAACAACCGGAAGGAATCTATCTCTTACTGCAAGACTTTCAGAAAAAGGGATTTGTATTCAAAACCCTGATTTTCAATATTTCACCATTACATGCTTCTGAGAATTATTTTACAAAAACCCATAGAAGCCTTGCTAAGAACTTTGATTCCTTTCATATACGTTTCTATACGGATTCCGACTTAAGAAAGTTTTATTTTAAGGAAAAAGGGGATAGTCTTTATTACCTGATAAGCCACATGTTCCCTTTACTTCGTTTAAATGGAAGCCCTGGTTCTGAATTAAAAATAATCCCCTTATCAAAAACTCTGAACCCAAATCATAAAAGAACTTTAGAACTTTTGAATTCACCTTTTTTTGGAGAGTTGCATATTTACTATTCTCAGAATCTTTTTTTGCAAGAACAACTTCCAAAAAATGGATATTACTGGAATTGGGGGCATTTCCGGACGGAAGAGCTACATTGCATACCGACACAGGAGAAGGAATTAAACCCAGCAGTAGCAACTGCATTTTTAAAGCCTCGAAAAAGTGCAGTAGAAATGTGGAATAAGATTATCAATACTGCAAAAAAGAACAATATCCATGTGCAGCTTATCTCAATTCCTTTTTCTTCTTCAGCCGAGGAAATAATCCATCCTCAGGGAAGGATAGATCCCTTTATTCATGCAGTACTGGTGTTGAAAAATCAGTTTGGAAATTCCCTACTTCATGAAATACCGGAGAGTCTTTTTGTAAAAGGTGAATATAATGATTTTATCCATCCGAATACCTGCGGGATGTTGAAAATTACTGATGAACTGGCCGGTCTTCTCGATATGCTTTGAGATTTTCCCTTTTCTATAAACCCCGGAGACATTTCTTCCGATGTTTGTAAAAA
Encoded proteins:
- a CDS encoding 4Fe-4S cluster-binding domain-containing protein; its protein translation is MKATIHEIYYSISGEGISVGIPTILLRFAGCSLRCGKMLDKKLWCDTPYALSPFAGEEMSVEEAFERIESLSRRPVQVLFTGGEPLEGKHKFFCTEIAKMIYKKRHNFYYEKPRVETNGKESIAGLDNMVFSIDYKLPGSGMEKHMNPENFHIIRERNEILDEVKFVVRDRADFDRACEVIEEFSLSRNLLFSPVARECSPQELSEWLKESAIPGTRLSLQIHKILWGNKRGV
- a CDS encoding UvrD-helicase domain-containing protein, giving the protein MNTGLSEEQQVVVKYEGNFQQVIAGAGSGKTHTMISLLEYILQKGEEKQEEILVITFSRKAVQEITERLEKKVGKNAVNIKTFHAYCLSVLKRYHPVYKKGLSIIEESEKEELIRAFLKKERFKIGGIPYEFFLSGTSFTQTHFPDLAMQIETLYSSYKEAEKKLDFDDLIQVYLNALKENMDWALQAKKEVKRVIVDEFQDTDLVQLEWLKLLQPEKLTVVGDDWQAIYGFRGASTIPFLEFPNLFQPCEVNFLRTNYRSLPEVVKTSAIPIHKNKGNIPKEAIPKRKGKSFVYKLKLDKEDFLGLVSSLQNSKEDYKILCRSNYRIREYQKAGIAEDKLMTIHGSKGLEFTTVYLDLLSGWNLKPDCEKETLEEERRILYVGLSRAKDNLFILGNRKKDKKRIEDLFFSYFRFRVSSISKEKWEKMI
- a CDS encoding flotillin family protein, whose amino-acid sequence is MGPLAIMAIVLIPALIIASAVVFTIKRYKRCPSNRILVIYGKVGKDKSSICIHGGGKFVYPLIQDYHYLSLEPITIDINLTGALSKQNIRINTPSTFTIGISTDPDLMNNAAERLLGLNETQIRTQAEDIILGQLRLVIATLDIEEINQDRETFLSQINKNVASELDKLGLTLINVNIKDITDESGYIEAIGKKAAAEAVNKAKIEVAMQEKIGETGQAKARRELDVEVARETSESLKGQKDAEIDQIVKIAELESLGVSKKAEALKNQEINVAKQQAEAEKGKKEAEAMKRVSISELEYQAIEGEKAAEQKKRVSIAEKDAAAVEGENISKARIADSNAELAEKSAEARKRGDVARANADKDILMAEKQAEIARLEKEQLALQEVDKKRLEIEAEAQAEKARRIAKGDADATLARFQAEAEGLKSLLRSKAEGYKEIIQAVGGESQIATSLLMIEKMEFMVEKQVEAISKLKIDKITVWDSGGTEGSSTANFVKSIVTALPPLQELARQAGIELPEYLGKIGGEKLASLGQTSVKQETRSGKA
- a CDS encoding cytochrome c-type biogenesis protein CcmH, with the protein product MGKLNTLFFFFLFILSNISLYAQSTHTNLSSEEDKKTFYEVTEKIRCICLPSLPIKSCSFSNCRSSAILKDFIEDRIRKRDSAKLIVDKIINGYGEGILQDPYVKSMIQEGNGYLVAEIVKGFGPKMLAEPDPTWINLSLVAGMLVGLGVIFRYMKKRKNNSLTINSEKTQSTKEDIQKYLDEI
- a CDS encoding zinc ribbon domain-containing protein, with translation MDILFFFYSFCLLGILIVPFWFFYKNHILSNASVLKALELSRFRVLDEKRFLLLENLGDLKIERDTSKLSEEEFLELSKDIIVELKQIDSELKENGIVKKQKTHCPSCNYSVLPDKARFCPMCGITLT